The Solanum lycopersicum chromosome 6, SLM_r2.1 genome has a window encoding:
- the LOC101258666 gene encoding uncharacterized protein, which yields MGLVRNLDMRSGDSLEGLLSDKSKMRQQKSGSSRVVTLLTCLQFMFAVYATFLLYYMSPSIDLRSKPDFSWTTRIANQWKQFIIPPHVVTRYNQEANSVVRAESTQPSSPSEVCEHEKIDFVQKKSNDAVMIKLKTELYQEVLDFQRKSFGAETLSQLMAMKSKWDLRGPNKPKITVILNHFKRKTLCAQLDSLLGQTLPFHHAWVLSFGSPNEQSLKRIVHRYNDSRISFISSSYDFKYYGRFQLALQTEADLVYIIDDDMIPGKKMLQMFAHVAGTDKYKNSVLGSIGRILPFRQKDSSFPSYRKFRSKEAGLYLPDPAYNITVNKIVQVDFLSSSWFMSAELVKTLFIETPFTFMTGEDLHLSYQLQKYRNAASFVLPVDPKDKDTWGDSEHRLAYVSETTVIFKDIVQVRDDQWWKVLSTGYVTQWAAMYPQKIDVLFYAHSVDEVKALAPLLLKFSSTVGKKAYIVVSGGKFCPCEDAAAALKWPKTVCKEKRFKIMDLGVGALSGNSNSEVPVVQAVYASMKGLIKIHNPSLVITVDDTDSNVKKALKMATEANTNSSTLVLLPKSSVSKVLWMADIRSTALPNWNRMKIHVNIITQTRANSLARLLKSLSDAYYIGEEVPITFNMDSKVDEATLKLVNSFNWPHGPKILRRRIIQGGLIRAVSESWYPSSDDDFGLLLEDDIEVSPYYYLWIKYALLSYHYDPEISLPELSSISLYTPRLVEVVKERPKWNATEFFKHIHPNTPYLHQLPCSWGAVFFPKQWREFYVYMNMRFTEDAKQNPVQIPRSRTNGWQASWKKFLIDMMYLRGYVTLYPNFPNQTSFSTNHMEPGAHIAAKENVIKHNKADFEVPLLKEDFRNFLPNGKMPAATRLPSLNLFNQPVSLKGLKAAGAKLGQDILKCNQTEIVTVNHETGVPSHCTKF from the exons ATGGGGTTAGTTAGGAATCTTGATATGAGAAGTGGAGATTCTTTAGAAGGATTGTTGAGTGACAAAAGTAAgatgagacaacaaaagagtGGTTCTTCAAGGGTTGTTACTTTGTTAACTTGTTTACAGTTCATGTTTGCTGTTTATGCTACATTTCTTCTGTATTACATGAGCCCCTCTATAGATTTAAGGTCTAAACCAGATTTTAGTTGGACTACAAGAATTGCTAACCAATGGAAGCAATTCATAATCCCTCCTCACGTCGTTACTCGTTATAATCAGGAAGCTAATTCAGTTGTTAGAGCTGAAAGTACTCAACCAAGTAGTCCTTCTGAAGTTTGTGAGCATGAGAAGATTGATTTTGTACAGAAGAAGTCGAACGATGCTGTCATGATCAAGTTGAAGACAGAGCTTTATCAAGAAGTGCTAGATTTTCAAAGAAAGTCCTTTGGTGCTGAGACTCTATCTCAACTGATGGCAATGAAGTCCAAATGGGATTTGCGCGGTCCAAACAAGCCAAAAATCACAGTGATTTTGAATCATTTTAAGAGGAAAACACTTTGTGCTCAGCTTGACTCTTTGCTAGGCCAAACCCTCCCATTTCATCATGCTTGGGTGCTCTCATTTGGAAGTCCAAATGAACAGTCCTTAAAGAGAATTGTTCATAGATATAATGACTCGAGAATAAGCTTTATCAGTTCAAGCTATGATTTCAAGTACTATGGAAGGTTCCAATTGGCCTTACAAACAGAAGCTGACCTTGTATATATCATCGATGATGACATGATCCCGGGGAAAAAGATGCTGCAAATGTTTGCACATGTTGCAGGAACAGACAAGTACAAAAATTCTGTTTTGGGCAGCATTGGTAGGATTTTGCCTTTTAGACAGAAGGATTCTAGTTTTCCGAGCTATAGGAAGTTTCGATCCAAGGAAGCAGGGCTGTATTTACCTGATCCTGCCTATAACATCACAGTGAACAAAATTGTTCAGGTGGATTTCCTCTCTAGTTCTTGGTTTATGTCTGCTGAACTTGTCAAGACACTCTTTATCGAGACACCATTTACGTTCATGACAGGGGAAGACTTGCACTTAAG CTATCAGCTTCAGAAGTATAGAAATGCTGCTTCGTTTGTGCTACCAGTTGATCCAAAAGATAAAGACACTTGGGGTGACAGTGAGCATAGGCTTGCCTATGTATCCGAAACAACTGTAATTTTCAAAGACATTGTTCAAGTACGAGATGATCAGTGGTGGAAGGTGCTTTCTACTGGCTACGTGACACAATGGGCTGCGATGTATCCACAAAAAATCGATGTGCTTTTCTATGCCCACTCTGTCGATGAAGTTAAAGCTCTTGCGCCTCTTCTGCTAAAGTTCAGTTCAACTGTTGGAAAAAAGGCCTATATCGTTGTCTCAGGAGGCAAATTTTGCCCTTGTGAAGATGCTGCAGCAGCTTTGAAGTGGCCTAAGACAGTATGCAAGGAAAAAAGATTCAAGATTATGGATCTAGGAGTTGGTGCTTTATCAGGAAATTCAAATTCAGAAGTGCCTGTTGTTCAAGCAGTGTATGCTAGCATGAAAGGACTGATCAAAATTCACAATCCTAGCTTAGTGATCACAGTAGACGATACAGACTCTAACGTGAAGAAAGCTCTGAAGATGGCTACTGAAGCTAACACAAATAGTTCAACACTCGTTCTTCTTCCAAAGTCATCGGTGTCAAAGGTTCTTTGGATGGCTGATATTCGTTCAACAGCATTGCCAA aTTGGAACCGTATGAAGATTCATGTGAATATCATCACACAAACCAGAGCTAATTCACTTGCAAGGCTTCTCAAGTCTCTAAGTGATGCATACTACATTGGTGAAGAAGTTCCTATAACTTTCAACATGGATAGCAAGGTGGATGAGGCAACTCTAAAGCTTGTCAACTCATTCAATTGGCCTCATGGACCCAAAATTCTTCGAAGGAGAATCATTCAAGGAGGCCTAATTCGAGCAGTTAGTGAGAGTTGGTACCCCTCATCGGACGATGATTTTGGTCTCTTACTTGAAGATGACATTGAAGTTTCCCCATACTATTACCTTTGGATCAAATATGCGCTCTTATCCTACCACTATGACCCTGAAATATCTCTCCCTGAGCTCTCCTCGATCTCTCTTTACACTCCACGGTTAGTGGAAGTTGTAAAAGAAAGGCCTAAATGGAATGCAACAGAATTCTTCAAACACATCCATCCAAACACACCTTATCTCCACCAGCTACCTTGCAGTTGGGGTGCAGTTTTTTTCCCAAAGCAATGGCGGGAATTCTACGTTtacatgaacatgagattcaCAGAAGACGCGAAGCAGAATCCTGTACAAATCCCAAGATCAAGAACCAATGGTTGGCAAGCATCTTGGAAGAAGTTCTTGATAGACATGATGTACTTAAGAGGGTACGTTACACTTTATCCGAATTTTCCAAATCAAACAAGCTTTTCGACTAATCATATGGAACCAGGAGCACATATTGCAGCTAAAGAAAATGTGATCAAACATAACAAGGCTGATTTTGAGGTGCCAT